One Burkholderia sp. 9120 genomic window, CGACCGTGCGCATCTTCCAGCGCGAAGGTCGGAAAGCCGTGGCCACCCACGTCGTCCAGCAAACGACGGCTAGCGTCGATATGCTGCTGCGTCGACGCCCCGCTCAGCTGCGCGAAGGCCGCGCGAAACGCGTCCGCCGGCAAGCCGATTTCCACGGCCAGTTCGTGCAGCACGGCGGCGTCACTGATGCGCTTGCCTTCCTGATAGTGCGCGCGCTGCTGACGGTGAATCATGTCGAGCCCGCGTCCAGCGACCGCTTCCGCCGCCAACGCCGCCGTAATCGGCGGCTCCGAATCCATCACCGCGCGCTCGTCGCGCAGCAGGTCGTCGAAATAGCCCGCGCCGAACGGCTGACCGGTCAAGTCGGCAATGCGCCGGTCGTGCGGCATCACGTAGTCGCGCCATTGCGGCGTCACGCGACGTCGCTGCGAACCCGCGAGCATGCCGCCGCCGTGAAATGCCAGCGCGAGACCGGGCACGGCACGCGCCGCCTCGACGAGCGGCGCGGCGCCATAGCACCAGCCGCACAGCGGATCGTAGATGTAGTGCAGCGTCGCCATCATGCGCCTCCTTGCGCGGCGGGCGTGCCGTTCGCGCGTTGACCCGCGACGGGCGCCGAGCCCGCAGCGGCCGGTTTGCTATCCGACGCCGCCGGCGCCGGCCATTGCATTTCGCCCTTGATAACCTTCGCGCTCAACTCCAGCGACGACACGCCGCCCAGGTCCGGATACGCCCGCTTCATCGCGTCGACGAGTTCGGTCGAATTCTTCGCCTTCGCGGCGGCGCTGTCGAAGGTCTTCAGATAGTCCGCGGTAAAACGCACTGCCTTGATACCGGTCGGCATCGGGCCGGTAAAGTGTCCGGGCACGACCGTCGCCGGCTTGAGCGCGACGATACCGTCGAGCGTACTCAACCACGCCGCGCGCGACGCCTCGCTCTGCGTATCCGCGACCCACACGTGATCGCCGCTATTGACCACCACGCCGCCCGCCACCGTCTTCAGCGACGGAATCCACAGATACGTGCGCTCGGGAGCCGGGCCCGTGAGGCCTTTGATTTCGAGGGTCCGGCCTTCCAGCGTCAGGCGATCGCCATGCAGCGCTTCGGGCAACACGAGACGCTTCGGCGCATTGTCCTTCAGCACCGGTCCCCAGTACGCGAGCTTGCCGTCCATCGTCGCCTTGATCGCGGCGACGGTTTGCGGCGTCGCGACGATCTTCGCGTGCGGGAACGCGTCCTGAATCACGTCGAGGCCGAAGTAGTAATCGGGATCGCTCTGGCTGATGTAGACCGTGGTCAGCGTCTTGCCGCTGGCCTTGAGCTTTTGCACCAGCGCTTCGGCGTCGCTGCGCTGGAACTGCGCGTCGATCAGCACAGCGTCGTGCGCGCCCGTAACAATCTCCGACGACACCGGAAACACGCCCTTGTCGCCTGGGTTGTAGACCTCGAGATGAAGCGGCGCGGCGCCGGCCGCGTGAGCGGCGAGGCCGACGCTCAGCAGTGCGGCGGGCAGGATCTGATGGAGTGGGGCAAAGCGGAAAGAGCGCGACATGGATTCTCCAATAGCGGGTTCTGAAACGATGCCGCCATTGTAAATTTCTTCGATCGATCTAAAAGCCGCTTATCATGCGCATATTTGTTGCATGAATCGATCGAATCATGGACCGTATCACCGCCGCCGAAGTTTTCGTGACGATCGCCGAACGGGGCAGCCTGACGGCCGCCGCCGACGGTCTGGACATGTCGCGCGCCATGGTCACGCGCTATCTGGCGCAGATGGAAGCGTGGTCGGGCGCGCGGTTGCTGCATCGGAGCACGCGGCGTATCAGCCTGACTTCCGCGGGCGAAGCGGCCCTGGCGCGTTGCCGGCAGATGCTCGAGATTGCCGGCCAGATGGCCGTGACCGACGGTCCCGAAGCGGAGACGCCGCGCGGGCTGTTGCGCGTGGCCTGTGCGCAGGTGCTGGCGCAGCAGGTGCTCGGCGCGGCGATGACCGCGTTCCTGAAGCGCTATCCCGCCACCGCCGTCGATCTCGTGGTCGACGGCCGTACGGTGAATCTGGTGGAAGAGCGCATCGATCTGGCGATCCGCATCACGGAGCAACTCGACCCCAGCCTGATCGCGCGGCCGCTCGGCGTCTGCCCGTCGGTGGTGTGCGCGGCGCCGTCGTATCTCGCCGCGCACGGCACGCCGCGCGAC contains:
- a CDS encoding DsbA family protein encodes the protein MATLHYIYDPLCGWCYGAAPLVEAARAVPGLALAFHGGGMLAGSQRRRVTPQWRDYVMPHDRRIADLTGQPFGAGYFDDLLRDERAVMDSEPPITAALAAEAVAGRGLDMIHRQQRAHYQEGKRISDAAVLHELAVEIGLPADAFRAAFAQLSGASTQQHIDASRRLLDDVGGHGFPTFALEDAHGRVGVVDIRAYLGRPVEWARELARLTGASMGASASATASSAPESGPSCDIDGCA
- a CDS encoding MBL fold metallo-hydrolase, with protein sequence MSRSFRFAPLHQILPAALLSVGLAAHAAGAAPLHLEVYNPGDKGVFPVSSEIVTGAHDAVLIDAQFQRSDAEALVQKLKASGKTLTTVYISQSDPDYYFGLDVIQDAFPHAKIVATPQTVAAIKATMDGKLAYWGPVLKDNAPKRLVLPEALHGDRLTLEGRTLEIKGLTGPAPERTYLWIPSLKTVAGGVVVNSGDHVWVADTQSEASRAAWLSTLDGIVALKPATVVPGHFTGPMPTGIKAVRFTADYLKTFDSAAAKAKNSTELVDAMKRAYPDLGGVSSLELSAKVIKGEMQWPAPAASDSKPAAAGSAPVAGQRANGTPAAQGGA
- a CDS encoding LysR family transcriptional regulator translates to MDRITAAEVFVTIAERGSLTAAADGLDMSRAMVTRYLAQMEAWSGARLLHRSTRRISLTSAGEAALARCRQMLEIAGQMAVTDGPEAETPRGLLRVACAQVLAQQVLGAAMTAFLKRYPATAVDLVVDGRTVNLVEERIDLAIRITEQLDPSLIARPLGVCPSVVCAAPSYLAAHGTPRDVTELAVHNCLTYSYFGKSLWKFKDTASGEPSAVAVGGNLSANDSMTLLAAAREGAGIAMQPVFEAAPLIASGHLVRLLPGHEAQSLDIYGVYNSRRQMPAALRVLIDFLVDWFAKHVAT